The DNA sequence TTCTGAGCTACACCGTGATGTTCTCCCTGGGTGGCCGTCTGATGGACCGGCTCGGAACGAAACTTGGGCTCGCACTCTCGGTGGGCCTGTGGTCCCTGGCCAGTGCGGCCCACGCGCTGGCCACCGGCGTCTGGACCTTGGGTGCGTCGCGGTTCTTTCTGGGAGTCGGCGAGGGCGCCTGCTTCCCTGCCGTCACCAAGGGTGCTGTGGAATGGACTCCACCGGAACAACGCGCTCTCGCCGTGGGGTTCGCCAATGGTGGATCGGCCTTCGGTGCCGTCATCGCGCCACCGCTTACCGCGTGGGCGGCCGGCTCGCTCGGCTGGCGTGGGGCCTTCCTCGGCACGGCCCTCATCGGCCTGCTTTGGCTGGCGGCCTGGCTCTTCGCCTTTCGCGGTGTCGAGCTGCCGTCCGCAGGACGTTCGGCCGAGAGAGTCGGCTTCGGTTCACTACTGGCGCGGCCCGAAGTCCGCCGTTTGCTGCTGGCCCGTTTCTTCTTTGATCCGGTTTTCTACTTCTACATGTTTTGGATTCCGCAGTACCTGTCCCGCGAACGCGGCCTATCGCTCGCGGAGATCGGCTCACTCACGTGGATCCCCTTCTTCGCGCTTGGTATTACGAACATCGCCGCCGGCCGTGTCTCCGACATGCTGGTGACACGCGGCTGGACGCCGCGCCGCGCTCGCATGACGATGATGCTCATCGCGGCGTTGTTGACCCCGGCCTCCTGGCTGGCCTCCTCCGCACCCACGGCGCCTATCGCCATCGGGCTGATGTCGCTGCTCATGATGGCCCATGGCGTCTGGATCGCGAACTTCATCACGCTCATCGGCGATACGGTCGCGCCCCGCGAAGTGGGTACGGCCGTCGGATTGACAGGCACGTGCGGTGGCATCGCCGCGATGCTGTCCAATCTCGTTACCGGTCCCGTCATCGACCACTACTCGTTCGCCCCCGTCTTCCTGGTGTCCGCCATCTTGTACCCCCTCGCTTGGGTCGTTCTGGCCGCTCGACACCGCCCCCGGCCCCTGGCCGCATTAGGAGAAACCGCATGAGAGTCCCTCGCCGCAAACCGCGCACCGCGCGGGTCGGCCTCTTCGGAGTTGGCTACCACGTCTACTGGAATCAGTTTCCCGGCCTGTTGGATGAGCTCCAGTCGAAGCTGAAGGTCCTGGACGGCAAGATTCGCACGAATGGCGTGGAAGTCATCAACTTCGGCATTGTCGACAAAGCGCAGGACGCCTACGCCCTGGCCACCCGCCTGAAAGCCGCGGACCTCGACCTGGTGTTCTGCGACATGCTCACCTATGCGACCTCGGCGACGTTCGGCATCATCGTGCGCAGCCTCGACGTGCCCATCGTGCTGGTGGCTCTGCAGCCGCTGGCCGCGCTCGACTACGCCAACGCCACCACCTACATGCAACTCGTCAACGACGACTTTTGCTCGGTGCCCGAGTTCACCGGCGTCGCCATCCGCATGGGCAAGCCCGCACCGGAGGTGATTCTCGGCACGCTGGAGAACGACCCCGAGGCCGATGGCGAGATCGCCGACTGGTGCGACGTGGCCATGGCCCTCCACTCCGTCCGCCGCGCACGCATCGGCCACTTCGGTCATCCCATTGAGCACATGCTGGACATGCAGACCGACCAGACCGCGCTTACCGCGGCCTTCGGCTGCCATGTCGTGCAGACCGAAGCCGACGACCTGCTGCGTCTGCAGCGTGATGTCACCACGGAAGAGATCGACCGCAAGAAGCAGGAGATCCTGTCGCTCTTCGACACGCCGGATCCGGGCTCCGACCCGCTTACCCGCCGCCTGACCGAGGAGCACCTGGACACCGCTGCCCGTGTCGCCGTCACTCTCGACAAGTTCGTCGAGCACCACGAGCTCGACGGTCTTGCCTATTACTACGAGGGCGAGCCCGGCAGCGAACTCCGCTCCATCGTTACCAATCTGATCGTCGGCAACTCGCTGCTCACGGCGGCCGGCTTTCCCATGTGCGGCGAGTCCGATCTGAAGACGTGCCTGGCCATGCTGCTGATGGACCGCATCGACATCGGCGGCAGCTTCGCCGAGTTCCATCCCATCGACTTCCGGGAAGGCTTCGTCCTGGTAGGTCACGACGGCCCGCATCACATCAACATCGCCGACGGTAAACCGGTGCTGCGCAGTCTGACGAAGTATCACGGCAAACCCGGCAACGGAGCCAGTGTGGAGTTCCGGATCAAGGACGGGCCCATCACCATGCTCAGCATTGGCTTGAATGCGCAGGGGCGGTTCAAGTTTGTGCTGGCCGAGGGCCAGAGCGTCCACGGACCCATACCCGCCACCGGTAATACAAATACGCGCGGCTTTTTCGAGCCGGATGTCCGCACCTTCCTCAAGCGCTGGGTGGCCGCCGGACCCACACACCACTTCGCACTCGGCATTGGGCATCGCGCCCGGACGATGGCGCGCATCGCTTCGGCATTGGGTATCGAGCACGTCACGGTGTAGCCGCCATGCTCTTCGTCGCTAACAGCAGTTCCCGGGAGAACCACGTATGAAATCTCCGATCCTCGTATTGAGTGCCCTTTCCGCCGCGGCGATGTGGGCGCAGACGCAGCCGGCTCCGTCTCTGGAGCAGGGCTTCCGCAACCCGCCCCGCATGGCCCGGCCCGACGTCTACTGGCTCTGGATGAACGGGTTCGTCGATCCACCTTCCGCGCAGAAAGACCTGCAGGCCATGAAGGACATGGGCTTCGGCGGTCTGCTCCTGTTTGACATGGGCGCGGGCGGTGACAAGAATGCGCGGCCTCCGGCGGGCCCGGCATTCCTGAGTCCCGAATGGATGGCGCAGATGAAAACGTCGGTGGACCAGGCGCGCTCTCTGGGCCTGCCGGTTGACTTCTCTGTGATCAGCAGTTGGGACCTGGGTGGTCATTGGATCGAGCCGCGCCACGCCAGCATGGGGCTCTACCCGACCGAGACCACTGTGGAAGGTGGCAAGGCCGTCGATGTGTTGCTGCCGTTCCCCATGGCAACTCCGGCCGCGCCAAAGGGGCCGGACGGCAAGCCCGCCTTCTGGCGTGACGTCGCCGTCATGGCTGTGAAGGATGCCAAGCGCAGCCCCGGCCATGAACTCGTCCTCCGTCTGGAGCCGAATCGCATCCACAATCTGAAAGAGGCGATCCTCGACAACGGCGACGCCAAGGCTCCGCCAGACCTGGCCGCCACCATGACCCCGACGCGCGAATTCAGCCTGGCCGTCTCCACCACCGGCTCGCGTGAGGAGGATTTTCACGAGGTTCTGCGCGGCACGCTCGAGCCTGGTCCGGGCCCGAAGAAGTTTGTGCTGCCATCCGGCACGCGGGGGCAGTACATCCGCCTACGCCTGCTTAGCGGGCACGAAGCCGCGAAGCCGCGCTGGACGCTGGGCGAGTTCTCGCTCTACAACGACGACGGCGTGAATGTGGCGGCAGCTCGAGCCGGCAATCGCTACAGCAACGGCGCGCTGGTGGTGCACGGCCCCACGCCCCTCGGCTACGACGGCGCATGGAATGTCGACAACATCAACGATGCCAGCACGACGGGTCCGGGTGGGGTGTTCTCCTCGGCCGGTCTGCCTCCTTTTGTCTTTCAGGCTGCCTCTGAACTTATCGATGTTTCGCGATATGTCGATGCACAGGGCCGCCTCCATTGGACCGCGCCGCCCGGCCATTGGACCATCCTTCGGTTCGTTTGCATGAATACGGGGGAACGTCTGAAGGTGCCCAGCCCCAACTCCGATGGCTGGGCGACCGACCATCTCAGCGCCGAAGCCACGCGCGCCCACATGGACTACGTCATCGCCCGTCTGAAGGAGACGTTCGGCGACCTCGGCAAGAGCGGCATCGGCAACCTGTACCTGGCCAGCTACGAGGTTCGCGGACCCGTCTGGTCGCCCACCTTCACGCAGGAATTCCAGCGCCGCCGCGGCTACGCCATGGAACCGTATCTGCCCGCCGTCTTCGGCGCCCGTGTCGGTACGGAGGATCAGACCGAGCGTTTTCTCTTCGACTACCGGAAGACGCTCAGCGAGGTCCTGATCGATGCCTACTACGTCGCCGCCCGCGATGCCGCCCACAAGGCTGGTCTCACTATCAAGTCGGAGGCCGGCGGGCCCGGGCCGCCCATCCACAACGTGCCGGTCGATGCCTTGTCAGCCAACAATGCTGTCGATGACATCCAGGGCGAATTCTGGCCCTGGTGGCCGGATGTCAGTGGTCTCTGGGTGGTCAAGGAAACCGCGTCCGCCGGCCATCTCTACAACAAACCGCGCGTCAACCTGGAGTCGTTCACGTCGTTCGAAGAGTGGCGCGAAGGCCCGCAGGACATCAAATGGAGCGCCGACCGCGTCTTCGTCGAAGGCGGCAACCACTTCGTCTGGCACACCTGGGCGCACAACGCTCCGCAGGCCGGCCAACCCGGCTGGGCCTATGTCGCCGGCACGCACGTCAATCGCAACGTCACCTGGTGGCCAAAGGTGAAGCCCTTTATCGACTACCTGTCGCGCTCCTCCTACCTGCTGCAGAGCGGCGAGTTCGTCGCCGATATCCTCTACTACTACGGCGACGGCGGCTACAAGTTCATCCCGCCGCGCCATCTCGATCCGGCGGGATATGACTATGACGTCACCAACTCCGACGTCATTGTGAACCGCCTCACAGTGAAGGACGGCCGGCTCAGTGTGCCGAACGGCCCCAGTTATGCCGTGCTCGTCCTGCCTGACCTGCCCGAGGCCAACCCGGCGGTCCTCGCCAAGATTGAACAGTTAACCGCCGCCGGAGCGATCGTGGTTGGACCCAAGCCGAGCCACGCCGTCGGCCTCGAAGGCTACCCGGCCAGCGACGCCAAAGTCCGCATGCTGGCTGATCAGCTTTGGGGGCCGGGTACTCCGGCGCCCAGTGGAGACCGGGCCCACGGCAAGGGCCGCGTCATCTGGGGCAAGCCGCTGAAAGACATCCTGGCGTCGATGAGGATCGCGCCGGACTTCAGCGCACCCGACACGTTGGACTTCATCCACCGCCGCGCTGGCGACGCCGATATCTACTTCGTTCGAAATACAACGACGAAGCCGGTCACCGCTGCCGCGAAGTTCCGCGTGCCCCAACGCGTACCGGAGCTGTGGGACGCTGTCAGCGCGGAAATGTCCGACGCACGCGACTACACTGCCTCCGCGCAGTCCGTCGAAGTGCCGCTCCAACTCGATCGCAATGGCTCGACCTTTGTGATCTTCCGCCGTCCGGCCAGAGCCGGCCGAGTCACCTCCACGCCGCCCGCACAGCGCGAACTCCTGACGCTGACTGGTCCCTGGACCGTCGACTTCGACAAGGACCTCGGCGCGCCCCCGTCCATCCAGTTGACGAAGCTAGACTCGTGGACCGAGAACACCAATACGGGCGTGAAATACTTTGCCGGCTCCGCCCGCTACCACCAGGTCTTTCAACTGCCCGCGGGCACGGCAGGCAGATCAGGCAAGGTCCTCCTCGATCTTGGCGACCTGTGGACCATCGGCCAAGCCTGGCTCAACGGCAAACCACTGGGCATTCTGTGGACGGCGCCCTTCCGCGTCGATTGCACCTCGGCGTTGAAAGACGGCGCGAACGAGCTGGTCGTGGAGGTCACTAACACCTGGTACAACCGCCTGGTGGGCGACTCGCATCTGCCCGCGGCGCAGCGCATCACGCGTACGAACATCACGACGTCGGGCCAGAGGCCCTGGTCGGAGTTGACGCCGCTCCGCTCGGGTCTCTTCGGGCCTGTGCGGCTGGTCGCCCAGGATCATTGATCCAGCAGTTCCACCTTCACCGTCGCCGTGCAGGTGGCCGACTCTCCAGGGTTGCGATACATCGCATCGGCGGTGATGGTGAAGTTGCCAGTCGTAGCCCTGGGCGCGTCGACCGAGTAGGAGCTTGACCCGTAGCCGTTCGCGCCGGCTCGCTGCGTGCCCGCATATAGACCGGTCGGGAAGAAACAGTGGGTATCGCCCGAGTTCTGCACGTTGATGCGGATCCGCTGCGTTCCGCGCCGGTTCTCCGGGTTCTCGAAGAACACGGTCAACTGCGCCGATGCCTGGTGGGGACTCTGGCCGCCGCCAGGATTCGGGATCGAGACCATGCTGGCCGTGATCGTACCGTCCCACGTGCCGGGTCCGCTCTTGTGGAAGTCGATCGACGCGCTGGCCAGCCCATCCGTGGCCGACCTCACATAGGGCGCACCCACCCGCGCCATCGGCGTCATGCCCTGATTCGAGTGCGTCGCGAAGGGCTCCACAATGGCGTTCCCGATGAAGACGTCCGCGGTCTTGGTCCCCACGTCCACTGACAGGTCGTCGGAATAGACCGGGCCCGTCGTCGGCTCCTCCGCGCCGCGCGGAATGTTGATGCCCGCCCGGAACGGGCACGATGACTTCAGCAGGCTGCCCTTCGCCATCTCCGCATCCTCGTGGAATACGAAGTTCAGAACATAGGGTGCGATGCACAGCGTCTCCGGACCTGGCTTAATGCCCATCAGATAATAGTCGTCCTGGCCGAACGGCTGAGATGTGGCGAACTGCAGGCGACTGCGGCCGGGCACCACGCCGCTGTTTGGATTCGAGGCCGTGCCCGGACCGTTGAGCTTGGGGAACACCAATTGCAAGTCGCACTGACCCACCTGAACCGAGTCGAAGGGCTGAAAGTTGCCGGCCGCTTCGGCGGCCTTGGCGATTTGCACATCCATGTCGTGGTTCTCCAACTTCAGGAAGGCCTGGATGTACTTCTGAGCCGTCGCCGTGGGGACACCCTTGATTTTGAACTGGTTGGCTAAGGACTTGGCTTCCTGTTTCTCCAGATAGTCGGCGACCGCATCCGCCGAGGTCTCCTGCGACATCATCGCCTTGATCGCGACTTTCGTCGCCTCGCTTTCCGTCCGCGCGTGGGGGATCAATTTCGGCGACGCGTCAAACCGGTCCAGCCGGATGGGCGCCACCAGGCACGTTGCCTCCAGCACGTTCAGCCACGACTGAATCTTCTTCAGCGCCGCGCCCAGGGCCTTCTTCGCTAGCTGCTTCTTCACCCAAGCCTGGATCTGCGCGTCGGTCCCTTCCGGAGCACCCTTCGAAGTGAGGAAGTCGGACAGCATTTCGGTGGCGGCCGCTTCCGTCTTCTTCTTGATCGAGACCGTCTTGCAGAGCGGAACCAGCGGCCGCGTAAGGCGGATACAGGTGCCGGCGTCGCGTTCAGAATCCGCGCCCCGCGTCAGGCTGTTCACCTTCACGACGCCCGGCGTCGTGCCGAGCTGCAGCAACGATTGAGCCGCGTTGAACTGCAGGGCTGCCAACTCGACAAAGTCCTGCCGGGTCACGGTGACGCTGGTTGAACCGGAGTTGTCCGCCGTGTCGGCGCCCCAGTACAACGTGCCCGTGCCACCGGCGGCCACATCGTTGGCGGCCTTCCGAAGCAAGGCTTCCTGCGCGGACATGAAGGTTGTAATCGAATCGACGAAGCCACCCTGGCCATTGGCGCGGAGAGCCGCATAGGACTCCTGCACTGTCGCCGACAACGAGTCCAGAGATCTTCGGAACTCGGCCACCGCGTCACCGCTGTACTGCAGCGGAGTGATTGTCAGGGGTACGCTGCCGGTGGAAGTGCCGTCCGTCAACAGCGCACTGAGCTGGAACGTACCGGTGCGGTAGCCGCTGTCCAAATCCACGTCCAGCCAGTAAGGCGCCAAGGCGTAGATCGTGCCGTCCGAGTTCGAATTGTAGACCTGTACGGCTCGCTTCTCGCCGTCGGCGGCGGTCAGCACCAGGAAGTCGACCCGCGACGGGTCTGCCAGATTGTCGAACTTCGCTGCTAATAGCTGGCCGGGGCTCAGCGACGATGGGCCTACCGATGAACCCCTTCCGGCCGCCACCAGCATCGGCTGGCCCACGGCGATCTGAATGGACTCCGACTGCGGGCCGCACGCATTCGTCGCCATCAGCGTCAGTGCCTGGCTATTCACGAGATCGAGCGTCAGACTGCCACTGGCCGGCAATCCTTTGTCACCGCCGGAGAGCGTGATCGACGCCGCTCCTTCCACGTCCCAGTTCAAGCTGACCTTGCCTGCGAAGGGTAGAGTCCTGGTGGAAGCAGTGAAGCTTTGAATGATTGGTACCGCACACACGGAGGATTGTCCGGACGCAGCCCGCCCCGGCGTCTGAGCCTCCGCTGGAATTCCACTAAATGAGTAGACACAAAACAGCCATCCCATCGCCCAGCGCATAGGGCATTTTAGTCGTGGCCGGGCGAATTCACCAAGAGGTTTTTGTGCCGCTTTGGTACTGGGGTCTCCATGCTCCGCTGGCCGGAGACCCCAATAGCAGCGTCGTCGTGCGGCCTATTGTTTTGCGAACGACGGGTCCTGCTCGGCCCCTGGTCTGGGCTTCCACTCCAGGCTGTAATACTCGCCCGGATCCCGTCCCCAGGGGTCGAACACATTCACGACGTTGGCCAACTCAGGCGCCAGTTCGGGTACCGTGCGTAGCAGTACGCGTTTGAATGGCGACACTGGCGCCTTGTGCCCATTCGGCTCGCCCTTCTCCATCACTTCGTCGCCTGGGCCATTGTGGTTCACCCAATCGACACCCAGCTTGGTATAGAACTCGGGCCGGAATGACGAAGTGAAGAAGCGGTCGCTGAACAACCGCCGCGACGCATTCAGGATGAATACGACGAATTGTGTCTCGGAAATCGCAAAACCATGCGGACGGGTGTACTCGGCCAGCCACCCCACCACGGTGTCCACGTCCTCGATGTTGTCGACCGTCGTGCCGTTCGGCTTGCCCAGGCAATCGTTGATCGGCGTCCCGTCCTCGTTCTTTTGGGCACCCGTAATCACCTTGGAAGCGTCGCACACGTGCTGCCCGTAGACTTCGCGCAGCAGCGCGGTCATCTTCATCTGCTCCGCGTGCTCCGGTGAATCCTTCGCCAGATGCGGATCCGCGAAATCGTCGAAGCTGGTGAGCTGCCGCAGGCCGTATTGCCGCCGGAACTCATTGAAGCGTGGCACGCCGTGCTCGCGGTCGCGGATCAGATCCAGCGCCGTGATATCGAGCTTCTTCGTGGGACTGTCCAGCCGGCTCAACTCGATGTTCTGTAGGAATTGCGGCGAGTTCTGCAGCGTCAGCAGCCCCAGACGCTGTCGCCCCAGGCTCAGACCCCAGTTCGCCGCCCCGCGTTCGTCCATCATGGGCGTCGCTTTGGCTTCGAACGTGTCGATGATGGGAATCTTGCTGACGATCTTGTTCGGATCCTTGCCCACTTCGCGGTACTCGATCAGGTCCGGCAGCAGCGGATGCAGCCGGTAGACCGTCACAAACTCCTCGGGGAAATTGAACGGCGATCCGAAGTGATTCACGCCGCCGTTGACATATTCCGGCTTCGTGATGTCATAGCCCTTGGCCTTGCTGCCCAGGCCGAAGATGCCTGGGCCGCTCGCAAAGACCGAATACCACGAGGTGGCCTTCTTGACGTTGTCCGATTTCCCGAAGTTCTTCGTTACGATCTCGTTCAGAACCTTGGCAACCTGTCCGCCTCCGCCGCCCAACAGGCCACTCCAGTTCGCGTTCATGGCTTCGTGTAGAGGCTCGTCGTAGAGCAGTTGTGGAGTCCATTCGATGGTGTGGATCTTGGCGATCTCGGCCGCCACCACCAGCCGCGCGCACTCGAACAGCTCTTCCGGCGTGACGTCCTTATAGGCGATCTTCTTCTTCGGATCGGCCGGATTGCGCAGACCGGAATCGTCGTTCGGCTTCTGCGCCGCCATCTTCCGGAACTCATCGACAAACGCGTTGTGCTCGCGCGTGAAGACGGTGTGGAGGAAGCTCATGCCGATGGTCCAGTTGTCCGGAAACGCGGCTGTCTCCTGGCCGGTCCATTGGGGGCTGATGGGATCTGAGGCGTCGAAGACGGGCAGATACCCGGGCTTCCCTCCGGCACTCACCAGCAGCAGTTTGGCCGGATCCTTGGGATCCCGCTTTACCCGCTTGAGCGACCGCTCGTCGTAGCCGTAGATCTGCGACGCGTCCCACCAGGCCGTACTGTTGTTGGCCATCGTCTTCGGCGCGCGCGCCAAATACTGCTTGCCGCCGCTGGAGAACTTCTCGGGCGGTCCGTCGTTGGACACGTAGCCCTTATCCACCTGGTCGTCCGGACGGCAGCCCAGCTTGCGGGCGTCGTCCTCGCTGAGTGGCGTCTCCACGCCATTCACTTTTTGCGACGCGCAGCCCACCTTCATGTACTCCGGCGCATTGTGGCCCTCGTCCATGTGCGAAAACCAGTCGTGGGTCATGAACTGGATCCAATAGGCCGCCAGCACATTGAAGAATGGCGCCTTCTTGTAATCACAGTTCGAATCCACCGAGGCTCCTGGAAGGCCGTGACCCTCACGGCAGGCGTCCGGATTGCTCTGCGGCCGAGTGAACAGCTTGCGGCTGATCACCTGCGGATCCGGCTTCAGCAGGCCCAGGCGGTCTCCGTGGCGGTTCCGAGCCAGTTGATCCTCGCTCAGATCCGGGAACGTCGCTTCAAACTCGACATTTCGGGCGAACAGTTGGCCGGACGATCCCATCGCCGGGTTCAGGATGTCGTTGCAGATGCCCGTCAGTGTGCGGGCGCGAATCAGGTTGTCTTTGCACACCTGCTGGCCGTCGCCGCCCACGGCCGCGTAGAACGGGCTTGACGGCGGCAGACGCATCGAGCTCCAACGCTTTAGGGCGGGTCCACCCACCCCGTCGTGACCCGTGATGTAGTCCTTGTAGCTGCCGCTGTTGTCGAACAGGTTGAACTTGATCAGCTCAATACGCTGGTACTCCAGATCCAGCAGCGCCCCGCGCACCCCTCGTTTGCCTGGCGCATCCTTGAAGATCAGGCCGGGCAGCCGACTGGACATGTCCCCCGCACCCCAGTAGTTTGTCCAGTCCACCCAAGGCGTATTGCGGAATAGCAAGGCCTTCTGGCCGCCCCGACAAAGCGCGGTGTCCTCCTGGACTTTGGCCTGGAACCGGACGTCCCGCGTGTCGGCGACCTTCCTCAAACCGGAGAGCACCATTTGCGCGCAGGCTTTCAGGGCTTCTTTCTCCGCCTGCTTTTCCTTCTCCGAAGCAGCCTGAATGGGGCT is a window from the uncultured Paludibaculum sp. genome containing:
- a CDS encoding MFS transporter; translated protein: MTQSRAWLLCGLLFCATALSFLDRQVLSVLAPNLMADFHMSNTAYSRVVFAFVLSYTVMFSLGGRLMDRLGTKLGLALSVGLWSLASAAHALATGVWTLGASRFFLGVGEGACFPAVTKGAVEWTPPEQRALAVGFANGGSAFGAVIAPPLTAWAAGSLGWRGAFLGTALIGLLWLAAWLFAFRGVELPSAGRSAERVGFGSLLARPEVRRLLLARFFFDPVFYFYMFWIPQYLSRERGLSLAEIGSLTWIPFFALGITNIAAGRVSDMLVTRGWTPRRARMTMMLIAALLTPASWLASSAPTAPIAIGLMSLLMMAHGVWIANFITLIGDTVAPREVGTAVGLTGTCGGIAAMLSNLVTGPVIDHYSFAPVFLVSAILYPLAWVVLAARHRPRPLAALGETA
- a CDS encoding L-fucose/L-arabinose isomerase family protein: MRVPRRKPRTARVGLFGVGYHVYWNQFPGLLDELQSKLKVLDGKIRTNGVEVINFGIVDKAQDAYALATRLKAADLDLVFCDMLTYATSATFGIIVRSLDVPIVLVALQPLAALDYANATTYMQLVNDDFCSVPEFTGVAIRMGKPAPEVILGTLENDPEADGEIADWCDVAMALHSVRRARIGHFGHPIEHMLDMQTDQTALTAAFGCHVVQTEADDLLRLQRDVTTEEIDRKKQEILSLFDTPDPGSDPLTRRLTEEHLDTAARVAVTLDKFVEHHELDGLAYYYEGEPGSELRSIVTNLIVGNSLLTAAGFPMCGESDLKTCLAMLLMDRIDIGGSFAEFHPIDFREGFVLVGHDGPHHINIADGKPVLRSLTKYHGKPGNGASVEFRIKDGPITMLSIGLNAQGRFKFVLAEGQSVHGPIPATGNTNTRGFFEPDVRTFLKRWVAAGPTHHFALGIGHRARTMARIASALGIEHVTV
- a CDS encoding glycosyl hydrolase, translated to MKSPILVLSALSAAAMWAQTQPAPSLEQGFRNPPRMARPDVYWLWMNGFVDPPSAQKDLQAMKDMGFGGLLLFDMGAGGDKNARPPAGPAFLSPEWMAQMKTSVDQARSLGLPVDFSVISSWDLGGHWIEPRHASMGLYPTETTVEGGKAVDVLLPFPMATPAAPKGPDGKPAFWRDVAVMAVKDAKRSPGHELVLRLEPNRIHNLKEAILDNGDAKAPPDLAATMTPTREFSLAVSTTGSREEDFHEVLRGTLEPGPGPKKFVLPSGTRGQYIRLRLLSGHEAAKPRWTLGEFSLYNDDGVNVAAARAGNRYSNGALVVHGPTPLGYDGAWNVDNINDASTTGPGGVFSSAGLPPFVFQAASELIDVSRYVDAQGRLHWTAPPGHWTILRFVCMNTGERLKVPSPNSDGWATDHLSAEATRAHMDYVIARLKETFGDLGKSGIGNLYLASYEVRGPVWSPTFTQEFQRRRGYAMEPYLPAVFGARVGTEDQTERFLFDYRKTLSEVLIDAYYVAARDAAHKAGLTIKSEAGGPGPPIHNVPVDALSANNAVDDIQGEFWPWWPDVSGLWVVKETASAGHLYNKPRVNLESFTSFEEWREGPQDIKWSADRVFVEGGNHFVWHTWAHNAPQAGQPGWAYVAGTHVNRNVTWWPKVKPFIDYLSRSSYLLQSGEFVADILYYYGDGGYKFIPPRHLDPAGYDYDVTNSDVIVNRLTVKDGRLSVPNGPSYAVLVLPDLPEANPAVLAKIEQLTAAGAIVVGPKPSHAVGLEGYPASDAKVRMLADQLWGPGTPAPSGDRAHGKGRVIWGKPLKDILASMRIAPDFSAPDTLDFIHRRAGDADIYFVRNTTTKPVTAAAKFRVPQRVPELWDAVSAEMSDARDYTASAQSVEVPLQLDRNGSTFVIFRRPARAGRVTSTPPAQRELLTLTGPWTVDFDKDLGAPPSIQLTKLDSWTENTNTGVKYFAGSARYHQVFQLPAGTAGRSGKVLLDLGDLWTIGQAWLNGKPLGILWTAPFRVDCTSALKDGANELVVEVTNTWYNRLVGDSHLPAAQRITRTNITTSGQRPWSELTPLRSGLFGPVRLVAQDH
- a CDS encoding peroxidase family protein → MKRWLYTFTCLGLLSTASPIQAASEKEKQAEKEALKACAQMVLSGLRKVADTRDVRFQAKVQEDTALCRGGQKALLFRNTPWVDWTNYWGAGDMSSRLPGLIFKDAPGKRGVRGALLDLEYQRIELIKFNLFDNSGSYKDYITGHDGVGGPALKRWSSMRLPPSSPFYAAVGGDGQQVCKDNLIRARTLTGICNDILNPAMGSSGQLFARNVEFEATFPDLSEDQLARNRHGDRLGLLKPDPQVISRKLFTRPQSNPDACREGHGLPGASVDSNCDYKKAPFFNVLAAYWIQFMTHDWFSHMDEGHNAPEYMKVGCASQKVNGVETPLSEDDARKLGCRPDDQVDKGYVSNDGPPEKFSSGGKQYLARAPKTMANNSTAWWDASQIYGYDERSLKRVKRDPKDPAKLLLVSAGGKPGYLPVFDASDPISPQWTGQETAAFPDNWTIGMSFLHTVFTREHNAFVDEFRKMAAQKPNDDSGLRNPADPKKKIAYKDVTPEELFECARLVVAAEIAKIHTIEWTPQLLYDEPLHEAMNANWSGLLGGGGGQVAKVLNEIVTKNFGKSDNVKKATSWYSVFASGPGIFGLGSKAKGYDITKPEYVNGGVNHFGSPFNFPEEFVTVYRLHPLLPDLIEYREVGKDPNKIVSKIPIIDTFEAKATPMMDERGAANWGLSLGRQRLGLLTLQNSPQFLQNIELSRLDSPTKKLDITALDLIRDREHGVPRFNEFRRQYGLRQLTSFDDFADPHLAKDSPEHAEQMKMTALLREVYGQHVCDASKVITGAQKNEDGTPINDCLGKPNGTTVDNIEDVDTVVGWLAEYTRPHGFAISETQFVVFILNASRRLFSDRFFTSSFRPEFYTKLGVDWVNHNGPGDEVMEKGEPNGHKAPVSPFKRVLLRTVPELAPELANVVNVFDPWGRDPGEYYSLEWKPRPGAEQDPSFAKQ